From Portunus trituberculatus isolate SZX2019 chromosome 50, ASM1759143v1, whole genome shotgun sequence, the proteins below share one genomic window:
- the LOC123499956 gene encoding uncharacterized protein LOC123499956: MVICYIDDCIFFAPSEEELISNVRDLASFIGLAVAAEPAVDLAPVRYKYLEIIRNRELARHQGDYAARVSLDEHAKELVLWWDNNVPLQSKSLRSSSPDLELFADACLTGWGAIVGSVASGGSWAHAELDHINCLELRAILLGLQSLCKNVSNAHIRLRSDNTVAVACLNRSGSTKIRLNFLIEEIYAWAGSRGLTLSAAHVKGTQNVEADSLSRLKNLDTEWMLDPLVFRRLCDMFYVPDIDLFASRLNAQVATYVSWKPDPAATFVDAFSINWADRTSYAFPPFSLIARVLRKLQEDRASLIAILPLWPSQAWFPGPFSFLFSHQSSSLASLCHYRRTLLTSTRGPGLWC; this comes from the exons ATGGTCATCTGTTATATTGATGATTGCATCTTTTTTGCTCCCTCGGAGGAGGAGCTAATTAGCAAT GTGCGTGATTTAGCTTCTTTCATTGGCCTCGCTGTGGCTGCCGAGCCAGCTGTTGACCTGGCCCCCGTTCGTTACAAGTACCTTGAGATCATTAGGAACAGGGAGCTTGCCCGGCACCAAGGGGATTATGCAGCTAGAGTTTCTTTGGATGAGCATGCTAAGGAATTAGTTCTTTGGTGGGATAATAATGTTCCCTTGCAATCTAAATCACTGCGTTCTTCTTCCCCTGACCTTGAATTGTTTGCCGATGCTTGTCTGACAGGTTGGGGTGCCATTGTCGGATCCGTGGCGTCGGGCGGCTCTTGGGCTCACGCGGAGTTAGACCACATCAATTGCCTAGAATTGCGAGCTATATTACTTGGTCTCCAGTCACTATGTAAGAATGTCAGTAATGCCCACATCCGCCTTCGTTCAGATAACACCGTGGCTGTCGCGTGCCTGAATCGCAGTGGGAGCACGAAGATCCGTCTTAACTTTTTGATAGAGGAGATCTATGCTTGGGCCGGGTCTCGGGGCCTTACCTTGTCTGCAGCTCATGTAAAGGGTACCCAGAATGTGGAGGCAGATTCTTTGTCTAGGTTAAAGAATTTAGACACCGAATGGATGTTGGACCCCCTTGTCTTTCGAAggttatgtgacatgttttatgtTCCCGATATTGACCTGTTTGCGTCGCGCTTAAATGCCCAGGTGGCTACCTATGTTTCTTGGAAACCTGACCCTGCAGCTACTTTTGTTGATGCTTTTTCAATTAATTGGGCAGACAGGACTTCatatgcctttcctcctttcagtcTCATTGCCAGAGTGCTGCGGAAACTCCAGGAGGACCGGGCTTCCTTGATCGCGATTCTACCTCTTTGGCCGTCACAAGCATGGTTCCCAGGGCCCTTCAGTTTCTTGTTCAGCCACCagtcctcctccctcgcctccctgtGTCATTACCGCAGAACCCTGCTTACATCCACCCGCGGGCCCGGTCTCTGGTGTTGA